The sequence caacgtaaatggtcatgaaaagaaagaaaacacattgaatgagaaggtgtgtccaaacctttggcctgtactgtacctgccTAATTACAAAGCTGAAGGAAAGGGATTCTATATATTAGAATCTATGTTCAAGTGAGCTTTTTTTGGCTAAGATTTAGCCAAAAGGCGTCTCCATCATACACAGTTATGTTTTAataactgtgagagacagagttTATACTGGGAGAAATGTACCCAGATAAATAACACCAAGACACTCACGCCTCCACAAAGTTCTGCTGGGGCCCAATGATTGATCCAGGCCGGCAGATCCTGATCCAGGCGATGGCTTCTGCGGCCGTCAGTCTGAAGTGCTTCATCATGTAGCAGGCAATCAGGGTGCCTGTCCGGCCAAGCCCCGCTGAAGAGGAGGAAGCAGGGTTCTGTCATTCACTTTTACCCCACCGCTTCAATGTTTGACATATGGGGGTTTTGTTACATGACAAAATTCCATGCATCTAAGGAAAACCGTTGTTTTACTTTCAGTGGTTTCGCATAGCACTGGTTTTCTACAGTCATTTCTATAGTGGGTTAATTAAATTTTCTTCTGGCAAACGGCAACACGAcctcctgtctgtgccaaacattgtggttggtgaatggtgttgatgatgtcatttccgtgaatgcccgctcaacttctataggccacatTTAAAGCTCCAGagaccgaaacggcgcgtcctgagagaaatctcactgtgggactggatcaaaatggctgtaattctgcaccgcggctaaatttcagaaagaaacttTAGAGTATTagggggaccaataagacctaTTTCATGatatgggacctttaaagaaaaaacaacatttacaaaaataaactgGATACTTGCATCCAAGATCCCCACAAATTACACAATATCTTTTGTCCCCAACTCAAACCACCAACTCCCCCAGCTCCTCCCTCAATAagtgcagaagaaaaaaatgaatacatccACCGGTCATTAAGATGTACCTTTCAATAAGACTCACCCTTGCAGTGAACGGCGATGGCCCCTTCTGCCTTCTCACAAACATTCATGAACTTGGTGACAATAGCGTCATTTGGTGTGCTCCCATCAACAAAAAACAGGTCGTGGTGCTCAAAGCCCATGTCAGTGAAGCGCTTGGAGTCGTACATCTTCTTGTTGAGCCTGATGACAGCAGTGACGTTGTGCTTTCTGAAGTAGGGAACATAGGCCTCCGGAGCGTGTAGCGGGTACCCTTAACACAgcaggggggttaaaaaaaattgcaaatcaaaacacacatttttttactgtttctAGACAAGATACACGGGACTCAATTACCATTCTCAATTTTAGTCTTCGGATGAGGACCGCTGAAGGCTAAGAACTTCCCTGGGATTATCCAGTTGAAATCCCCATTTTCAGCTCTctatacaagaaaaaaaaaaaaaggaacatgagCCAGTATTTGAAGCACGCCAGGTCAGTGGCCTCAGTCAAcaagccaaaaaataaaaaataaaaaactaaggctggtagtagcctagtgtgtaacactgTCCTATGACCcaaaagcccacttactaccattgtgtcactgagagagacacttaaccctgagtgtctccagggggggactgtacctgtaactactgattgtaagtcgctctggatcagtgccgtaactgtaaatgtaaaccctcACCTCGTAGTGTTCGTACTCTTCAACATCAAACTGGGAGAAGTCCAGCCACCCAAACTGCAGAGCCTGACAGGCAGCCgcaaaataaattcattagAAGGCATGACCATTGACCAAgtgaaatatattaaaagtCCTTGTGTACCTTTTGAATGGCACGTAAACAGTCGAGAATGTTCAGGTTGTACATGCAGGTGCCGAAGGAGGCGTCTCTGTAGAGAAAATTGTGATGAACAGTGTGATGAAATCAGGGCTACTGACAAACCTGCATCTTCAGAAGCCACGTTGACTGTCAGGAGAGTAAATGCCATTACAGTAGTGCAGCACATTTTTTAAGATTAGTTTGTTAGAGCAACTACAGCATTACACAATATTCCAACTTCATGAATTGGAAAgcacaaatattacacatgcCTAACCTAAAAGTTGGCCAAATATTACACACTAATACcaagaaatatgaatatgaaaaatgaataaatattagaAAGGTAAGCCTGAATTTCCCTCACCTGAATGGAAGGTATGAGGCATTTCTCGACACAAGGAGGCTATAAACTTCCTCAGGACTTTTCTGTAGATGCATgaccttaataataataataaaaataataatgaaaaagtgaCATTCACACAGTTCTGTGCATGCCTAGTTTTAATTTGATTAACATTGTCACATCTTATTTACGTGCAGGCATCAGATGTGGTAAAAGGGTTGATGAAAGTCAGTGATGTCATTCTTGGCAGCCCTGTCTCTTTTAAGTGTGTGCAGAAGATGGAATCCCAATCTGTAAACCATTTACAGGTTTAACATCACCGCCACTGGCTGCAGTTTATGTAATCAGAGCTCAAATTCCTCATGTGTCTCAGTGTACAAAGGTACATACAATTAAAACCAAATCTCTGTGCGGGAACCAACACCCAGGACTGAATTAACCACTCAATGCACCCGATAATCAACTTTACAGGCCCTGATATttctattttgtagaaatacctgctattaacctgacttttaattaatcaattggtgttagaaatagctcatatgaaaagctaaaaccctaccaaataaTGTTTCAtgatttgaaatgaattagtttcactgaaaaaagatttatcatttaatcaagacagaaaggtcaaattttggcaactGTCAAATATACTATAATCAACTGAActataaaaatcattatttgctttattctgtaatGCAGACTGGTGCAGGTTTCAATGAAGGTTCTTTTGTTCTTTCCTGTCTGTCAAATGCATATAAGATGACCTAATTtttgtgtgtactttttttttttggcctgatGCCAAAGACATGTTCTTGCAGATCTGGATAGACTTTCAAATTCAGCATTTCACTCTAACCACAGTACAAATTGACTGTTGTCCACCAATGAACCGCTCAATTCTAACTGTACTTTCTTCTCAGTTCTACATCTTAGTTTTTACCCCTCCTTTCCGACCGCTCGGTTCGATCCCACCTTTCCGACCGCTCGGTTCGACCCCTCCTTTCCGACCGCTCGGTTCGACCCCTCCTTTCCGACCGCTCGGTTCGCCCCCCTCCTTTCCGACCGCTCGGTTCGACCCCTCCTTTCCGACCGCTCGGTTCGACCCCTCCTTTCCGACCCACTCCTTTCCGACCGCTCGGTTTGACCCCTCCTTTCCGACCGCTCGGTTCGACCCCTCCTTTCCGACCCCTCCTTTCCGACCGCTCGGTTCGACCCCTCCTTTCCGACCGCTCGGTTCGACCCCTCCTTTCCGACCGCTCGGTTCGACCCCTCCTTTCCGACCGCTCGGTTCGATCCATCCTTTCCGACCGCTCGGTTCGATCCATCCTTTCCGACCGCTCGGTTCGATCCATCCTTTCCGACCGCTCGGTTCGATCCCTCCTTTCCGACCGCTCGGTTCGATCCCTCCTTTCAGACCGCTCGGTTCGACCCCCTCCTTTCCGACCGCTCGGTTCGACCCCCTCCTTTCCGACCGCTCGGTTCGACCCCCTCCTTTCCCGACCGCTCGGTTCGACCCCCTCCTTTCCGACCGCTCGGTTCGACCCCCTCCTTTCCGACCGCTCGGTTCGACCCCTCCTTTCCGACCGCTCGGTTCGACCCCTCCTTCCGACCGCTCGGTTCCGACCCCTCCTATCCGACCGCTCGGTTCGACCCCTCCTATCCGACCGCTCGGTTCGACCCCTCCTATCCGACCGCTCGGTTCGACCCCTCCTTTCCGACCGCTCGGTTCGACCCCTCCTTTCCGACCGCTCGTTTCGACCCCTCCTTTCCCGACCGCTCGGTTCGACCCCTCCTATCCGACCGCTCGGTTCGACCCCTCCTATCAGACTCCCCTCCTATCCGAACCGCTCGGTTCGACCCCTCCTATCCGACCGAAGTCGGTTCGACCCCCTCCTATCCGACGCGCTGTTCCCTTCCGACCGCGTCCGGATCCTGACCCCTCCTTCTCCGACCGCTCGGTTCGACCCCTCCTTGTCCGACCCTCCTTCCGACCGCGTCGTTACGACCCTCCTTTCCCGACCCCGGGTGCTCGGTTCTACCCCTCCTTTCCGACCGGCTCCGGTTCTAGACCCCTCCTATATCGACCGCTCGGATTCGACCCCTCCTATATGAGACCGCTCCGGTTCGACCCCTCATATCCGACCGCTCGGTTCGACCCCCTCCGATCCGACCGCTCTGTTCCGACCCCTCCTATCCGACCGTTCGGTTCGACCCGTCCTTTCCGGACCGCTTCGTTCGACCCCTCCTTTCCTCGACCGCTCGGTTCCGACCTCCGGGCTCCTTATCCGACCGCCTCGGTTCGACGACGGACCCCTCCTATCAGACCGCTCGGGTTCGACCCCATCCTATCAGAACCCAGCTCGTGGTTCGAAACCCCTCCTATCCGACCGCTCGTTCGANNNNNNNNNNNNNNNNNNNNNNNNNNNNNNNNNNNNNNNNNNNNNNNNNNNNNNNNNNNNNNNNNNNNNNNNNNNNNNNNNNNNNNNNNNNNNNNNNNNNCCATTTCCGACGGTTCGACCTCCCATTTCCCGACCCGCTCGTTCGACTACATCCCATTTCCGACCCGCTCGGAGTTCGACCCCTCCTTTCCGACCGCTCGGTTCGAGCCCTCCTTTCCGACCGCTCGGATTCGAGCCCTCCTTCCGATTTTCCGACCCGCTCGGTTCGACCCCCTCCTTTCCGGACCGCATCGGTTTCGCCCCCCTCCTTTCCGACCGCTCGGGTTCGGACCCCCTCCTTTCCCGACCGCTCGGTTAGATCCCCTCCTTCGACCGCTCGGTTCgacccccccctcctttccGGACCGCTAGGTTCGACCCCCTCCTTCGGTATTCCCGCTCGGTTCGACCCCTCCTTCTCAGTCCGCTCGGTTGACCCATCCTTTCCGACCGCTCGGTTCGACCTCCCATTTCCGACCGCTCGGTTCGACCCATCCTTTCCGACCGCTCGGTTCGACCCCTCCTTTCCGACCGCCCGGTTCGACCCCTCCCTTTCCGAACACCGCTCGGTCGACCCCTCCTTTCCGACCGCTCGGTTGCACCTCCTTTCCGACCCATCATTTCTGACCCCTCCTTTCCGACCCATCATTTCCGACCCCTCCTTTCCGACCCATCATTTCCGACCCCTCCTTTCCGACCCCTCCTTTTGCGACCGCTCGGTTCGACCCCTCCTTTTGCGACCGCTCGGTTCGACCTCCCATTTCCGACCGCTCGGTTCGACCTCCCATTTCCGACCGCTCGGTTCGACCTCCCATTTCCGACCGCTCGGTTCGACCCTCCCATTTCCGACCGCTCGGTTCGACCCCTCCTTTCCGACCGCTCGGTTCGACCCCTCCTTTCCGACCGCTCGGTTCGACCCCTCCTTTCCGACCGCTCGGTTCGACCCCTCCTTTCCGACCGCTCGGTTCGACCCGTACTGTCgcaaacatttacagcacagGACCCGATAAGATACACAGCGTTCTACCCCTCCTTTCCGAACTCTCGGTTTGACCTCAGCTGTATAACTTGGTTATACCTGTCCTGTCGCAAACACTTACAGCATAGGACCCAATAAGATACGCAGCGTTGGCCTGCTTCTTCTTGTCACCACAGGTGTAGAAAACTATTTTCTTCTTGGCAAGCGAGAAAGACTAcaagggaagaaaaaagaaaacaaaacaatcaTCTTAACCTTTACTTATTAAACTAGGTTAATATTTCTGTGccaaaaaagaaatgagaacAATAAAGTTACTTGCAGGAAAACAAAGATAAACATAAAGCTTACCTTCATTTTCTTGGTGAGCTTGCAGCAGAAGCGGTAAAACATGGCCAAGTTGAGAGGCCCAAAGTCCGAGTAGAAGCTGTGAAGGTGATGACAGCTCACGAGTTACTGGCTAGAACAATTCCTTACACATATAAAACAGTGCAGAACTGCACAGAACCGTGGAGATTCTTACTTTTCGTAGCACAGTTCATCATCCACACAAAAGCAGTGCCTCTCGGAGGTGCTTTTCACTTTCTGCTGCAGGATGGCAAAGTGCAGCCGATCtgacagaataaaaatgaagagCAATGAATGCAACAGATATGCAATAATAACAAGTACAATATAAacattaacaaaacaaaaactacacAGGACAGCTGACAAACTGTTTGTCAGGTAAACAATAAAGGTGCACTTTTCATCCTACAAATGAACTTTGTCCCCAGGTTTCATGTAAATAATAACAGGCCACCCCAGTTTTCAGGTAAAGGGACGCCACGCATCCTACAGATGGACGTCGTGCCCAGTTTTCAGGTAAATAATAACGGGACACCACGCGTCCAACAGATTAAACTGATCCCCAGTTTTCAGGTAAATAATTAGGGGACACCACACGTTCTACAGATGGACGTCGTCCCGAGTTTTCAGGCAAATAATTAGGGGACACCACGAGTCCGACAGATGGACGTTGTCCCCAGTTTTCAGGTAAAGGGACACCACGCGTCCTACAGATGAAACTGATCCCCAGTTTTCAGCGCTTTGTCAGGCTGCTTACCTCGTATGAATTCGATGCCATTAAAAACGTCGGTAGTCATCGTCGCGCAAGGTAATTACAGTACAAACGTCAAAAATTGGTTTCCGATTTCTTACCGGATTCCGGTGTGTCTATAAGAATACTTATTTTAGTtttacattaatgagaaaaagttatgataataatgataaataaacttaaaggaaatgtcatttaaaacctAAACAGTTCGTATATTCTTTTGGCGCTTTTAAAATCAGCCTTCGATTATTGATAAAAACGTACAGTCagaaacaggaaagaaaaagtCGAGGGACGGAGACTCCGCGACGGCAACAGTACGACCCGTTTCGACCGAGGCCCGCCCCAAACCCGTGTTCTGCACGTTGATTGGCCAAGAGCGCCGAGTCAGACACGTCAATCATTCGAGCGTCCACCCACGAGAATTTAAAAGTCCAGCGTACGCAGGACGGGCGACTCTGATTGGACGAGAGGCCGCGCCGTCGCTCGGAGGATAAACACGGGGCGGCCAATAGGAACGCGCGCTCCGGTTTGAGTTCTGCACGCCGAGTTCACGATCCGAATTAGACGCAGAAACGACAAATGAcaactaattacattttatataaatcatATGGATATTTTCacgaaaaatgtatatatgttttttaattaactgaATTTATTTTGGAGTGGATTAGTGGGATCTCGGCCTGACTGTGTACACAAGACGAAGATTTATGGAAGTTGCTGTGAAATTACAGTTCTTTACAGCGGCTGAATGAAGAACAAGCCCctgcaaataatatttttaaaaacagaatgtCCCCCATGCGTGTTCGGTCCTTCGCATGGTCTCAAAGTGCATTATCAATTACGATCCAATGGTGTCGCCATTTTTAATActgaaagaagggaaaaaaagaacaacaaaacgCCTGTTTCGCGACAAGGTTTCTTTAGGGCAGCGAACAGGCGGGATGTGCCCGCGGGCGGCTGCTTAAAGGCGCTGTTTACCGGCGATTGAGATGTAGATATCTTTCCTGGGCTCCGCCTCTTCTCTCCTGGCCGCCGAGCGCGGCCGTTTCCGCGACTCCGGCCGCCTCCGCTCGCATTTGCGCTTCATGTCGCCTCACGGGTGCATCGCCCGAGGCGGAGCGTTCGCGTCCTCGCACATGTCTTCGTTTTGGccctattctattctattttattttaaatatgaaacgGCAGCCGATCTCCCCGCGCTTTCGTTCCAGGCGAGGCAGATTTTCACAGCCATGGCAACTTGCGCGGCCACAGCGGGGCTTTCTGTTGTTGCCAGGGATTCGGAATTTATCACAACATTACACGCCTCACACTATTACTCGACCAAAGCTCCAACGATTGCGACTGTGTATGCGAAATTCAACAGACAGTCGATATAGGGCATATTTGATAATGACACTGGAAAAAAGGATtcgaaataacttttttttttcctacgtTTGGACAGAAATTCAACGGTACTGGCAACCTCGCTTCTTTCTCCTCCAGTTGACGTCGCAAAACGGGCCACGGTTCTGAAGGTCTGAAGGCCTTCTGAAGCCCGGATCACAGCAGAGAAGTTCAGCTGAAGAGAATTCGACATCCCAGCAAATAAACCAActcaattaaaaaagaacagttcATTTTACAGTTGGAGCAGAATTATTCTGCTAGAGGCTTGTCCAGGAACAGATTAGATTAATTGGctgccatgacatgcgcccggggagcagcgtgtggggacggtactttgctcagtggcaccttggcggatcgggattcgaaccggcaaccttctgattacggggcagcttccttaactgctaggccaccactgccccatcttggatccaacttttgtttttttcaataggaagagggtcatgtgacacatcaaatttattggtaatttcacaagaaaaactatggtgtgcttggtttctttcatgagttatgtacaagtttctgaccacttacaaaatgtgttcaatgtcaccaaccattcccattttattaaggtgtatccatataaatggcccaccctgtacttccTTTTTCTGCTGTGAGCAGGGTTCAGACCTGCACAGGgggaccccattggatttcgagtccaacgccttaaccactcagCCATAGCAGCTGAGAGAATTACAAATGTCAGATATTTCGGTGAATGGTACATAAAAGCAGAATTTTACTTTGCACTGTATGTTTCTTATTTAGCAGACTCACTCCCTTTCAGTAACCACTGTGCATGTCTCTGGATGCAAActcagaaaaacacagaaaaaagccaaaacccagattcaaacccctcCAGCCCTAGAGGTATGAGACCACAGTGCTGTCTTGAACTTGCATGCAAGCAATGCTCAATGTTGCACATACCATTCTGGATTAGGCTATTATATGATGAAGTCTCACTGAGAACATAACGtttaatacgttttttttcAGTCTGCATGTTGCATAATTGCACAAATATCTGCAAACTAGTAATGAAATTTACATGAAATGAACAATGAGGAAAGACAtcacagaacatttacatttgtggtatTTGGCAGAAatatatccagagcgacttacaacgtgcttacaGGCTACCATCAATgaatttacatttgttttaaaaccaGTCCCTTTTTGCAGATAAGGTGTCGGCCTGGTCCAACGTGTGGGTCTTTCTTCTAATCACGACCAGTTCCTTTTGACTTTGCAGAAATTGCATCATCATCTAACATGAAAATATCCATTGAAGGAAGGTATGGAAAGTGTCGGCCTTGTAAACGTCCATGCATAGCAACTTGAATGTGTTTTAACATGTGAAATGTGGCAACTTCATATTTACATTGGCCTTTTGATGCCTTTATACTTGTTTGGTCAACTGGGCTGACCCAGGTCAACTTCAAATATCAAAGATCTTTGATCGACCGCTGAAGTCCAGCATTTTCAGTCCTGCCAGCTGCAGAAGCCAGTTAATGGGCATGTGGTCCAATCGAttcatgtcaaaatgtgcaaagtgGACTTCTGGACCTGGAAATGAGGCGAAAGGTCGCGCTGAGCAAGATTATAGTAATGAATGAACCATGGAActctaatgagaaaaaaatggattgACTGGACTAGAAACAGCCCCCCCAGTTTGAGAGAACCCTGAAGCTTTTAACCTGGTCCCATGACGAGTGCTCCCCCCTGCTGCAGAGGGTCTCCTTGGAAATCAAACATGGGGCTTCTCATGGCACGCCACATGCTCCTGATGTTGCCCATCAGCAGGCTGGACTTCACGTGAGGACTTTTAGATGCTGAAAGCACATGGACACACGACCCATATTCTTCATTGGAAGTCTCTTGCACTTACTAAACAACGCTGGGGCAACTCCTTTATGTATTTgacttacattttaaatgtttatggaGTGTCCGTTAACACAACTTGCTTACCTGACTCAAGGAATGTTTCTCCTCGCCTCATGCCCAGGATTTTGTAGATGCTTCTATCAGGATCCACATATATTTCATGGGGATACCCTGTCAGTGAACAGAAAGACTACGGCAAATACAAACAATGCTGACTGCTGACAGAAACGCATAGGTACTGTAGGCAGTAGCAACATATGAAGTTCAGAAAATGCTGAGCTTACCTCGATGTGGTGGTATGAGGATTGACCTATGACAACCAGTCTGACCTCAGACTCctgcaaaataattataaaaaatgcactaaaaaaaacaggtgtAAATAGGCTCTATGTAAAATAGCCAGTACAATGCTAGAATATTTATTGTCAGATGCCTTGAGTCCTCACCAGCAGGTCTTCCCGTGGGACTTTGCTCAAATCCTCAACATACTCTTTGCAGGTGTAGCACAAGAAATGCTGCAGGATATAAAATAATCTATGTGTCCAGTTACGCTTATTATTAACCGTTGCCATGGTCAGACTAATTATTTCAGATTCATGTGtcttaagataagataatataaacctttattagtcccacaagtgggaaattgcatttgtcatggcagaaagtggatagaacaaaggaaatagcagcaaaaaataaatatgtatatgtatttatctacacaatgtacaatcGGTATCTACACTTCATGGATCACGGAACCTATTGTTTCTACTTGAGGGGACAGCACATAAATTGACTAACTATAACTGCttgtaataaaaagaaaatagttgtatgtatgtttaaaggtatatgtgtgtgtgtgtgtgtatatgtgtgtgagtgtatatatgtatgtatgtggtaTGTTTTATATAGGTTTATCATTCTTATGTTGTGGGCTCTAAATGAGAACTACAACAGgacctgaaaaaaacaaaaaaaaacactgtaaacCCCGCCTCCTCTATCCCGACCAATCAGATTCCTCGGAATGACGTCACGTGTGCATTACTCTTTTAAACGTGATTTGAGGAGTttcctttttgtgtttgttcgCTATCCGTTTTCGTGTGAACGCACGCCAATAAAGTGTGAAACGgtgctgtgtatgtgtttttggtgCAGCTAACGACACCAAATGAGAGAGTTTATTAAACTGGCTTTCTTTTGTTACCACTGTGAGCTGGGTTTCTTTAATGGgaaaaaagtaaagtacaaGAAGCGTCCTTACCCTAACGAATACAACGATGGACTTACTGCCTTCATACAAACTCTTGAAAGGAACCGCGTTCCCCTGCCGGTCCTGAACTAAACACCCTTCCACGTCGGATACTTTAAAGCGGACCGGGGGTCGCCGGATGGCCTGCTGCTGACGGGAGATCTGTGTCGTTACGGGCGCCTCCGAGGCCATTTCTCCAGACTCTGGCCCAGACCAGGCTATTTATGGAATGtttttccccacacacacacactccaacacgCCCATGTTCCTGCTGGGTCCTGCCAAGGAAGAAGAAACTTGGGAGCCGCCACTGAACACTCGGAACTGGGTCGGTTTCCTGTTCATCGATCAAGCCTAGTCCTAAACTGAAATACGTTTCCGACTGGagaatttcattaaaatgatattttagcCTAtcactaggcttaatccatgaactgGTAAACGACATATTGTTTTCAACTTTTCTCAGTATCGAACTCTCCGAACTTCGAATTCTGTAAACGTTACCATTGCATGGTATGTTAAGTCATGTCAGCAGCGTATGGCTTTGTGAGGAGTGGAAAAAACACGAGGTAAACCGTGTTGCCAGATGACATTATTAACTGTGCCATtttcaaaaaacatttgcaaagACCAGTGTTGGCTTTTGTATTAGATGTTTACAGGGATTTTGTGTTGAGGATTGGGAGAGTGTTAAGCACATCCCAGAGGGTGATGGTCGCACGTCTCGAAGGTAGTGAGCTTGAACCCGCGTTTTGGCCacttctcacacacaaataaacggattttcacattttatacaACGGGACGAATGTGACAGCGTGTCTAGCCCATGAAGGGCATCCGACGTAAAACGTTTGCTGGGTAAATTGTGCGGGCAGCCAAGCCGACTGATGCGCcgtggcgacccctaacggcAGTCgaaggaaggaggagaaggaaacCCGATTTCGCCTACGATTATCGAACCTGGCAACAACACGTCCCCGGAACAGACAGAGCATTCGTCCAATAGCGAGACAGCCAACCTGACCGCTCATTGGCCCTCGCCGAGGGGGGCGGGAGCCTCCCCCCGTTTCCCACACACCCCGGAAGTAACGGCTGTCTGCGGAGGAAAGTGTTTTATGTTTTCCTGCCGAGTTCGCCTGCTCCAGGGTCGCGGTGCGACGCTCGCTGCCTGCGCGCCGCGCGTAGACTATGACGGCGCCGTGGAGAGGCGGCCTGCACCGCGCGAACTGGTGAGGTGCTGGTCGGCgaggcagcttttttttttttttatcccgcCGTAGCCGCGCCGCTAGCGCCAGCGGACCCGGGCGGCCACTTTCCAGAGTTCGTCCCCCCCTTCCGAGACGCGACTGCGAGATTCGAAATTCCCGGCGAGCGCCCGTCAACTCCGGCGCACTCGTAAAACACACGCCTTCCGTCCAGTTCGCCTGCTCCCGGCAAAGACGCCGGAACAAATCAGTGGCAGGAGCCGGGGCGCCTCCAGTCAGGTCGAGGACGGCGGACCCGCAACAACTCCCCTGCGGGGGACGTGCTGTGGATTTTATTATAAGACGGTCCGACACGTGGATCTTATTATAAGACGGTCCGAACTGTCAGTCTGGCCGTGTCATGTGAAACCCAACGCCCGCGGTCCTGTTATAGTTCCCCCGAGCTGATCCCGACGACTGACGTTCTATTATTAATCTGCAAATCCGTGTGTGGTGTGCGTTACGAAAGATGGCCCTGTTGCAGCGAATGGGACACATGCGCCACTAGTCCCCTGGTTATAATGTTATTATAAGTCTGTGAAGAAGTCT comes from Denticeps clupeoides chromosome 11, fDenClu1.1, whole genome shotgun sequence and encodes:
- the prxl2c gene encoding peroxiredoxin-like 2C isoform X2, with the protein product MASEAPVTTQISRQQQAIRRPPVRFKVSDVEGCLVQDRQGNAVPFKSLYEGSKSIVVFVRESEVRLVVIGQSSYHHIESFCSLTGYPHEIYVDPDRSIYKILGMRRGETFLESASKSPHVKSSLLMGNIRSMWRAMRSPMFDFQGDPLQQGGALVMGPGPEVHFAHFDMNRLDHMPINWLLQLAGLKMLDFSGRSKIFDI
- the prxl2c gene encoding peroxiredoxin-like 2C isoform X1, translated to MASEAPVTTQISRQQQAIRRPPVRFKVSDVEGCLVQDRQGNAVPFKSLYEGSKSIVVFVRHFLCYTCKEYVEDLSKVPREDLLESEVRLVVIGQSSYHHIESFCSLTGYPHEIYVDPDRSIYKILGMRRGETFLESASKSPHVKSSLLMGNIRSMWRAMRSPMFDFQGDPLQQGGALVMGPGPEVHFAHFDMNRLDHMPINWLLQLAGLKMLDFSGRSKIFDI